The Primulina tabacum isolate GXHZ01 chromosome 16, ASM2559414v2, whole genome shotgun sequence genome window below encodes:
- the LOC142529361 gene encoding uncharacterized protein LOC142529361 has protein sequence MVGRPPRQNRNPRYTNNNNNTNEEGNGPPPQFNLNQADLMAIATIVATTLQGLVNPNANQQPPPPPQHGVKFHYESLRKNRCPTFSGAADPEVSQSWLKSVETQLRLLEVPDALKVDVIVPFLEDKAAKWWEAVSPAMTPAGPITWRIFQETFLKHYYPAEVRLQKLSEFENLRQAPDMSVVEYTSQFKALGSYAPAIMADEVLKLHRFKKGLNSRIQSALAVYQPANFSDLMGAAIRAETDIRRREGENRNKRPPVNPPSQGRPMFKRPNQSGGPPSGKFPANNNQGLKPCSTCGFKHSGECRRASGVCFGCGKAGHRIAECPTAANRPAGPNRGTGPNTGAGPSKPKEDKPNARIFAMTQEEADDATEVVSGTILIKSVPAYALFDCGDTHSFMSKRFAKKLGSKPDKLTAPFRIATPTNRAVETNEIYRDCRISISDQTFSADLIQLIMVDFDVILGMDWLARNSAIVDCKGKRVKLLTAEQKEVVFHGKSRERKLLLSASQTWKAMKSGEDIYLALVREGKEEVEMKLEDIPIVREFPDVFSEELSGTVPDREIEFEINLVPGAAPISKAPYRMALAELKELQELIDKRQIRPRHVISREGVSVDPRKVEAITEWPRPKNATDIRSFLGLAGYYRNFVEGFSSIAVPLTKLTQKNSKFIWDDDCEKSFQTLKEKLASTPVLILPAENKNYPTHDLELAAVVFALKIWRHYLYGAECEIFTDH, from the exons ATGGTCGGTAGACCACCAAGACAAAACCGCAACCCCCGTTATaccaacaacaacaacaacactAATGAAGAAGGCAACGGGCCTCCACCTCAGTTCAATCTCAATCAAGCGGACCTAATGGCcatagccacgattgtggcaacAACACTTCAGGGGTTAGTGAACCCCAATGCTAATCAGCAGCCCCCACCTCCACCACAGCATGGGGTCAAGTTTCATTACGAGTCACTGCGCAAGAACAGGTGCCCAACCTTCAGTGGCGCTGCCGACCCCGAAGTTAGCCAGAGTTGGCTAAAAAGCGTGGAAACTCAGTTAAGACTGTTGGAAGTCCCGGATGCACTAAAAGTGGACGTGATAGTGCCCTTCTTGGAAGATAAGGCAGCTAAATGGTGGGAAGCAGTCTCGCCAGCTATGACCCCTGCTGGACCAATCACATGGCGAATCTTCCAAGAAACATTTCTGAAACACTACTACCCGGCAGAAGTCAGACTACAAAAGCTAAGTGAGTTTGAAAATCTCAGGCAGGCCCCAGATATGTCAGTAGTGGAATATACGTCTCAGTTCAAAGCCCTTGGATCATATGCTCCAGCGATTATGGCGGATGAAGTTCTGAAATTGCACCGCTTTAAGAAGGGGTTGAACAGCAGAATCCAATCAGCTCTAGCGGTCTACCAACCTGCCAACTTTTCAGATTTGATGGGTGCGGCTATCCGAGCCGAAACTGATATTCGTCGAAGAGAAGGGGAAAACAGGAACAAGAGACCCCCTGTCAACCCGCCTTCTCAGGGCAGACCAATGTTCAAGAGGCCCAATCAGTCGGGTGGACCTCCCTCAGGGAAATTCCCCGCCAATAACAATCAAGGACTCAAGCCATGCTCAACATGTGGCTTCAAGCACTCCGGGGAATGCCGAAGGGCCAGCGGTGTATGCTTTGGATGTGGGAAAGCGGGACACCGAATTGCAGAATGTCCTACCGCTGCCAACCGACCAGCAGGGCCAAACAGaggaactgggccaaatacgGGAGCAGGCCCTAGTAAACCAAAGGAGGACAAACCCAATGCTAGGATCTTTGCCATGACTCAGGAAGAGGCTGACGACGCAACTGAAGTCGTGTCAGGTACCATTCTAATTAAATCAGTACCTGCCTACGCATTATTTGACTGTGGTGATACACATTCCTTTATGTCTAAGAGGTTTGCTAAGAAGTTAGGAAGTAAGCCTGATAAACTAACTGCACCTTTCCGAATAGCCACACCTACTAATAGAGCCGTTGAAACGAACGAGATTTATAGAGATTGTAGAATCAGTATTAGTGATCAGACTTTTAGCGCCGATTTGATACAGCTAATCATGGTCGATTTCGACGTAATcttaggaatggattggttagcaagaAACAGTGCAATAGTAGATTGTAAAGGGAAGAGAGTTAAACTCCTAACCGCAGAGCAGAAGGAAGTCGTGTTTCATGGTAAATCCAGGGAACGGAAGTTGCTACTTTCCGCATCTCAAAcctggaaagccatgaaatccGGGGAGGACATCTACCTAGCGCTGGTCAGGGAAGGAAAAGAAGAAGTCGAAATGAAACTGGAAGACATCCCGATAGTGAGAGAGTTCCCAGATGTTTTTTCTGAAGAGCTCTCAGGGACGGTCCCGGACCGTGAGATTGAGTTCGAAATCAACTTGGTTCCCGGTGCTGCACCAATCTCTAAAGCACCCTACAGAATGGCACTAGCCGAACTCAAGGAACTCCAAGAATTGATAGATAAAAGGCAGATTCGACCGA GACACGTGATTTCAAGAGAAGGAGTGTCAGTGGACCCAAGGAAGGTAGAGGCAATTACCGAGTGGCCGagacctaagaacgccaccgatATCAGAAGCTTTCTTGGATTGGCGGGTTACTACCGAAATTTTGTTGAAGGGTTCTCCTCGATAGCCGTGCCACTGACgaagctcacacagaagaattCTAAATTCATCTGGGATGACGATTGTGAGAAGAGTTTCCAGACATTGAAGGagaaactcgcatccacaccagtgTTAATATTGCCTGCAGAAAATAAG AATTATCCTACTCATGACCTGGAACTAGCAGCGGTTGTCttcgccttaaagatttggaggcactatctctatGGTGCTGAATGCGAAATCTTCACAGACCATTAG